The genomic window GGACGCTTGTTGAAGAGTCAGAGACCCTTCTTCGCGCCCCATCTCCAGTCTGCGGCCGTATCATCCGACGACCGAAGATGCCGCTAGGTGATCATGAATGTTCCCATAGCGGAGACTGCCGGCGGCTTAAACTCGCCTGGGCACCAAAGCTCGAAACTCGAAACAGGGGATGGCAGGCGAAGATGGTGGTCGACAGCACCGGGTCGTGATTATACTGCCGTAGCTACCACCTACCtgtcctgcgccgcctcgaaaGGGCCCGCATTTCGTCGCTAACCGCAAACGGCACCATTTCTCGAGCATCGACTCTATACTGCAACTcatgttgctgttgctgcaaAAGGTAGATGGGGTATAAGAACAATGCATCTTGACCACCCAGCAGGTCCGGGAGTTTGCTCATGCAGCTCGTTGTTCCATCTATCCTACCCTCCACTACCGCGGAGAATGAACCGAAACCAACATGAAGTCTACACCAGAATCCCGCTCATGCTCATCGAATGACGGCGAGAAGCAGCAACAAGGTCCACAAAGggcagacgaggagaaggCACAACAAGGGTCCATCGCTGGCTCCAAGGGCGCAGACCTGGGACCCCCTCCAGATGGCGGGCTTGATGCCTGGTTGGTCGTTGTGGGGGGCTTTTTCACCGTCTTCGCCAGCTTCGGATGGATCAACTGTATGCATGTTACTCGGACCAAACATGTACAATATTCTTACAGCACGCCACAGGCGTTGGCATATTTCAGGACTACTACCAACATAACCAACTGGCATCGTACTCGCCAAGCACTGTCGCCTGGATCTCCTCAACGGAATCTTTCATGCTCTTCTTTTGGGTGTGTATACACGACGTCTTGCTTCCTGTTGCGCAAAATTAACAGGCCACGCGTAGGGGCCACTCGCCGGCAAGCTGACCGACGAGTTCGGACCCCGTGTCCCGATCCTAATAGGCTCATTGCTCCATGTGTTCGGCCTCATGATGACGTCCCTCTCCAAGGAGTACTATCAGATCATCTTGTCGCAAAGCATCTGCAGCGGGCTGGGATGCTCGTTCCTCTTCTACCCGTGTATGCCTTCTttggcccctccccctccgccccAGTTGGGCAGGCCACCATGCTAACGCCACGTCACGCAGCCATCACTGCACTCGGCACCTGGTTTCTGAAGCACCGCGCCCTCGCTTTCGGCATAATTACCGCTGGGTCCAGCATCGGTGGTGTTGTGCTGCCCATCATGGTGAATCACCTCATCGCACGCATCGGGTTTGGCTGGGCAATGCGAACCACGTCGTTCGTCTTCCTCGGTCTGCTTACCATCGGAAACTTGACCATCAAGTCCCGGCTGCCGCCATCTCGGAGGAAGTTTCGCCTCGCCGACTTCGTGACCCCATTCTCCGAGACCCCCTTCTTACTGCTAACCATCGCCTCCTCCGTCATCTACCTGGGCGCATTCTTGCCGTTTAACTTTATCATCGTTCAGGCCAAGGCAGAAGGAATGTCGACCCAGCTGGCAAGCTACATGGTTCCCATTGTCAATGCAGCATCGTACGTACACCACCCCCCGTCCCTACGCCTTGTCTTGGTTGTATGTATACCGACTGCTTGCAGAACCTTCGGTCGCATCATTCCCGCGCATTTCGGCGACAAGTACGGCGTCTTCAATGTCATGATTCTCATGACGATCCTGAGCGGCATCTCCATTCTCGCAATTTGGCTCCCAGCGCACTCCAACGCGCCGCTCATTACTTTCGGCGCCATCTACGGTTTCGCGTCGGGCTGCACGCTGTCCATCATTCCCGCCATGGTGGCAACCATTTCGGACGCGAGCAAGCTGGGCACGCGGAATGGCTCTTTGTACGCCTTTGCCGCAATCGGCACTCTGATTGGAAGCCCCATCGGAGGCGCCATTACCAACGCGCAAGGCGGGCAGTTTTCCGGGCTCATCGTATTTTGCGGAGTCTGCCTTCTCGTTGGGGCTGGCGTCACAATGATGTCCAGGCATGTACTGGTTGGCCCAGTGCTGAAACAAAAGGTTTAGACCGCGCATACAAAACATCAGAATAGCATCATAGAGGCGCTGGGATATGGTCAGATAGAATTTTCACACTTTATAGGTTTCGCAAGGGATGGAATTAGCCAGAACATTACGCAGCGGTCATGTAAATCAGTAGAATAGAGCCGATGAAACTAGAGCTAGAAAGCATTTTTTAGTCAGTATGCCTACATTGAACCGCTGCTGAATGTTCGATATAAACACGCTAGGTGCATCTCGGCTTATGCAGGATCGGGCTCCGCCCGCTTTTAAAGAGTGTCGCCGGATCTTGGAAAATCTACCCATTAACGAAAACAAACTACCGCCTCGTACTCGGACAATGCACGTTTAGCATTGACGCCTTGCTAACTGACCCTGTCTGTTGTCTGCTTGatccagctcggccgctcGGGATACTTCCATTTGAACCGATTCGGCCGCTGTATGTTGTCGTCCATCAGGTTTGCAATGCGGTTCATGTCTGCTCTGTTCCAtttgccgcggccgccaatCTCATCCCGCTCTTCCATGAGAGCTTGATACTGGCGCCTGCCTTCGGCAATCCTCTCTTCCCAGTCTGCAAACCCGTGCTGCGCACTTTGACCAACTTCATCCCAATCGTAGCCCTCTGGATCTGGGGACCCATAGGCGCAACTGCAAGAGAAGTAACATATCCATCGGACCAGCTCCGCTTCTGTGGGCATATTGTCGGTGATGGGATGATTGTGCAGGAAACTCTTCATTCCCACCATCCTGCATCGAGGATGGACACCTTTAAACGCAGGGCACTGACTCTGGTCCATGACAAACGTGTCCCACTCTAGGCCGTTGTATTGAAGTCTTAGGTAGCAGTCGTCGGGGAACCAGGTGCCCTCAACGACAAACACCAGGTCGAACGTCTCCAAGCACGGCTGCTGGACGGCCTTGATGGGCGTAGCTACCTGTTCCTGGATCTCAGGGGTCCAGCCGTCATACGTTTCGCAGCCGATGATTTTGACCAGCAGGTTCCTCAAGTTTGGCAACTTGGAGACGAGCTCCCATACCTTTTGGTACTCGGTCTCGCCCTCTTCGGGCCGTGTCAATGTTGTTCTGAGGGATGTGACAGCATTCATGTGTACAGCTGGCGTGATGTCAGACCATTTTCGAAGAAGATCAGCTTGTATGCTGATGGTGAAGCGGCTATAGACGTGTTGAATGGTCTCGATGTACTAACGCTGCGTTTCAGTAATGCAGGGTCGGCCAACGAAATGTGGGCGCAACTCACGAGCTGGCGACATGCAAATGGTAGCCCAAGAAGGTGTGCCGGTTCCTCAAGGCTGTCACACAAGGAATGACTGTAGCCTTGCCTGCAGTCCAGATCATCGATGCACCTGAATCACAAGCTGGTTACCGATCGTATCATGCGAGGATCTTTCTAAGACAGGGCATACCGGTATGCCTGGCAATGAACTTGGCCGGCAATCCAGGCCCTCCAGATATGAAGAACGTTTTCGTCAAAGGCATAATCGTAGATGGTCGAGCGCACCTCTGGAGGCAAACGGAAGAATCCCGCCCCTTGATGAGGGCTATCGAATTTCCTGGATGACAGGCGCTCTAGCATCGACATTGCCATCGCGGTTTCCGTTCAGAGTGAGGACTGTTCTAGCCGGCGAAATGTACTTTCAGGCTGTCTGTGAACCGCGACGGGCCGTCGTGGAGCTGAGGGTGTTTAGGGGCGTCGTATCTCTCGTGTTTCCTGCCCCGCTTTTCATATTCTCAATCTCAAGGATGCACGTATGCTTCTTGAGTACCTAATAAACCTCATCTACAAAACCCATCCTCATGTTGGTGAAGGATGGCGGCTGAGCGCCAGCATCGCAGGCTTTTTTGTCGGGGCGGAGTAGCAGGCGGTCGCCGCACCGGGAACAAAACGTGGGCGCGTCTGCCTCTTCGCTGCACTTTACTGAGGGGTCATGAAGACCACATGCACAACGCGTCCGTCAACGGGCTCGCAAGGGCAGACGAAGTCATTCAATCCGATGAAGTCAATCCTGCGGCTCCCAGGACGGAAGGTCGGTCCGGTCGGTGCACCCCTAATAATGATCCTCGCCGCGCGGAAGTACGGGAGTCGAGCAGGATCACGCGCTCGGTCACATGATGCGAATGTCACCCTCACTCATCTCACTCGCATTCTGGCGAAACCCCCGAAACCCAAATGCTGCCGCAGCCTACTAAAGTGCCGGGGTCAGCC from Purpureocillium takamizusanense chromosome 14, complete sequence includes these protein-coding regions:
- a CDS encoding uncharacterized protein (EggNog:ENOG503NWXD~TransMembrane:12 (o53-77i89-111o123-141i148-168o180-200i212-232o257-279i291-313o319-339i351-373o385-404i411-431o)~COG:G); protein product: MKSTPESRSCSSNDGEKQQQGPQRADEEKAQQGSIAGSKGADLGPPPDGGLDAWLVVVGGFFTVFASFGWINCVGIFQDYYQHNQLASYSPSTVAWISSTESFMLFFWGPLAGKLTDEFGPRVPILIGSLLHVFGLMMTSLSKEYYQIILSQSICSGLGCSFLFYPSITALGTWFLKHRALAFGIITAGSSIGGVVLPIMVNHLIARIGFGWAMRTTSFVFLGLLTIGNLTIKSRLPPSRRKFRLADFVTPFSETPFLLLTIASSVIYLGAFLPFNFIIVQAKAEGMSTQLASYMVPIVNAASTFGRIIPAHFGDKYGVFNVMILMTILSGISILAIWLPAHSNAPLITFGAIYGFASGCTLSIIPAMVATISDASKLGTRNGSLYAFAAIGTLIGSPIGGAITNAQGGQFSGLIVFCGVCLLVGAGVTMMSRHVLVGPVLKQKV
- a CDS encoding uncharacterized protein (EggNog:ENOG503NWXD~TransMembrane:10 (o20-38i45-65o77-97i109-129o154-176i188-210o216-236i248-270o282-301i308-328o)~COG:G), giving the protein MLFFWGPLAGKLTDEFGPRVPILIGSLLHVFGLMMTSLSKEYYQIILSQSICSGLGCSFLFYPSITALGTWFLKHRALAFGIITAGSSIGGVVLPIMVNHLIARIGFGWAMRTTSFVFLGLLTIGNLTIKSRLPPSRRKFRLADFVTPFSETPFLLLTIASSVIYLGAFLPFNFIIVQAKAEGMSTQLASYMVPIVNAASTFGRIIPAHFGDKYGVFNVMILMTILSGISILAIWLPAHSNAPLITFGAIYGFASGCTLSIIPAMVATISDASKLGTRNGSLYAFAAIGTLIGSPIGGAITNAQGGQFSGLIVFCGVCLLVGAGVTMMSRHVLVGPVLKQKV
- a CDS encoding uncharacterized protein (EggNog:ENOG503P6HD), yielding MAMSMLERLSSRKFDSPHQGAGFFRLPPEVRSTIYDYAFDENVLHIWRAWIAGQVHCQAYRCIDDLDCRQGYSHSLCDSLEEPAHLLGLPFACRQLYIETIQHVYSRFTISIQADLLRKWSDITPAVHMNAVTSLRTTLTRPEEGETEYQKVWELVSKLPNLRNLLVKIIGCETYDGWTPEIQEQVATPIKAVQQPCLETFDLVFVVEGTWFPDDCYLRLQYNGLEWDTFVMDQSQCPAFKGVHPRCRMVGMKSFLHNHPITDNMPTEAELVRWICYFSCSCAYGSPDPEGYDWDEVGQSAQHGFADWEERIAEGRRQYQALMEERDEIGGRGKWNRADMNRIANLMDDNIQRPNRFKWKYPERPSWIKQTTDRVS